A genome region from Palaemon carinicauda isolate YSFRI2023 unplaced genomic scaffold, ASM3689809v2 scaffold39, whole genome shotgun sequence includes the following:
- the LOC137636788 gene encoding uncharacterized protein has translation MSQSVRYLPHDFIREFLELYRALPCLWKIRSPDYSNRVKRGAAYEQLLELCKKIDTDASIDFVKAKIATFRGSFRKELKKIWESKKSSAGEEEVYVPKLWYFDLLLFTADQETPRESTSNLQDQQNQDSQEKPADPKGDEEISSDTAGESTPEPSRPSSACLEISGTAENSGAAASSFKTHVYVSRNKKKRHLEFPKQRLLEKAEKYLDAEDDDELDFFGKFVATRLRQLNDQQRVLAEKQIMEILYNCSQNMVSSQFSLANKNQMNTRETLHSTNLPASGQEEDFSSYISL, from the exons ATGTCGCAGTCAGTCAGGTATTTACCTCACGATTTCATTCGTGAGTTTTTGGAGCTGTACAGAGCACTTCCTTGCTTGTGGAAAATACGAAGTCCGGATTATTCAAATAGAGTAAAAAGAGGAGCAGCTTATGAGCAATTACtggaattatgtaaaaaaatagaTACAGATGCAAGCATAGATTTTGTGAAAGCCAAAATTGCCACATTCAGGGGATCATTTCGGAAAGAGTTGAAAAAAATTTGGGAATCGAAGAAATCGAGTGCAGGAGAAGAAGAGGTATATGTGCCCAAGTTGTGGTATTTTGATTTATTGCTATTTACAGCAGACCAAGAAACTCCTCGGGAATCAACCTCGAACTTGCAAGATCAACAAAATCAGGATTCTCAAGAAAAACCCGCAGACCCAAAA GGTGATGAAGAAATATCTTCAGATACTGCAGGGGAATCTACACCGGAACCATCTAGGCCTAGTTCCGCCTGCTTAGAGATATCTGGGACAGCTGAGAATTCAGGGGCAGCAGCGTCTTCTTTCAAGACACATGTTTATGTATCTCGTAATAAGAAAAAACGCCATCTTGAATTTCCAAAGCAAAGACTCCTTGAAAAAGCAGAGAAGTATCTTGatgcagaagatgatgatgaattagattTTTTCGGTAAATTTGTGGCAACAAGGTTGAGGCAGCTTAATGACCAACAACGTGTTTTGGCAGAGAAGCAAATCATGGAAATATTGTATAACTGTTCACAGAATATGGTTTCCTCTCAATTTTCCCTTGCAAATAAAAATCAGATGAACACTAGGGAGACTTTACATTCTACAAATTTACCAGCTAGTGGGCAAGAGGAAGATTTTTCTTCATATATCTCATTATGA